The Aeromonas veronii genome includes the window GCATGTTGTTCCTCGCGGGGGCACGGCTGGTGCAGTTCATCGGCCTCATCTTGGTGGGGGTGAGTGCCGTGGTGACCCTGATCATCGCCGAGCCTTACCGGATGCGGCGGGTGACCTCCTTCCTCGATCCCTGGGCCGATCCCTTCGGCAGCGGCTATCAGCTGACCCAGTCCCTGATGGCATTCGGCCGTGGCAGCTGGTTTGGCGAGGGGCTCGGCAACTCCATCCAGAAGATGGAATACCTGCCGGAGGCACACACCGACTTCGTGTTCGCGATCCTCGGTGAAGAGCTCGGTTACGTGGGGGTGCTGGGTGCACTCTTCCTCATCTTCGCGCTGGCGATCAAGGCCCTCAAGCTGGGCCATCAGGCGCTGGTGGCCGAGCGGTTGTATGAAGGCTATCTGGCCATCGGCATCGGCATCTGGTTCAGCTTCCAGACCTTCGTCAACGTGGGGGCGGCCAGCGGCATGATGCCCACCAAGGGGCTGACCCTGCCCCTGGTCAGTTATGGTGGCTCCAGTCTCATCATCATGATGGTGGCGGTGAGCATGTTGATTCGTATCGATTTCGAGTTGCGCCAGGCCAGTGCCCAGGCGCGCGTGCGGGAGGTTTCGTGAGCAAGACGTTGCTGGTGATGGCGGGTGGGACCGGGGGACACGTCTTCCCGGGTCTGGCCGTGGCCGATCGCCTCAAGGCCCAGGGTTGGACCGTTCACTGGCTCGGCACCGCCGACCGCATGGAGGCCGAACTGGTGCCCGCCCACGGTTACCCCATCTCCTTCATCGACATCCAGGGGGTGCGTGGCAACGGCATCAAACGTCTGCTGGCCGCGCCCTACCGCATCGTCAAATCCGTGCTGCAGGCCCGCCGCGTGCTCAAGACCATCAAACCCGATGTGGTGCTCGGCATGGGGGGCTTCGCCTCGGGTCCCGGTGGCGTCGCCGCCTGGATCGCCGGTATCCCGCTGTTGCTGCACGAGCAGAATGCGGCGGCCGGCATGACCAACAAGCTGCTGGCCCGCATCGCCAAGCGGGTGCTGATGGCCTTCCCCGGCGCCTTTGCTCCCAATGCCCGCACCGCCGTGGTCGGCAATCCGGTGCGCCCCGAAGTGGTGGCGCTGCCGGATCCCGTGCTGCGCAGTGCGGCCGACCCCCTGCGGCTGCTGATCGTCGGTGGCAGTCTGGGGGCCAAGGTGCTCAATGAGCAGGTGCCGCCCGCCGTCGCCGCCGCCGGCGTACCCATCGCGGTGCGCCATCAGACCGGCAAGGGCAACCAGGACAGCGTCGCCACGGCTTATGCCCAGCACGGCGTCGAAGCCGAAGTGAGCGAATTTATCAAGGACATGGCGGATGCCTACGCCTGGGCCGATCTGGTGGTGTGCCGGGCGGGGGCGCTGACGGTCTCCGAAGTGGCGGCCGCTGGGCTCGCCGCCATCTTCGTGCCGCTGCCCCACGCGGTGGACGATCACCAGACTCGCAACGCCCTGACCCTGGTGGATGGCGGCGCCGCGGAGTTTCTGCCCCAATCCGAGCTGACGCCGGCCTCCCTGGCCGCCCGTCTCTCCTGGCTCGCCGGGCGCAGAGAAACCTTGCTGAACATGGCGCAAGCCGCCCGTCGCGTCGCCATCACCGATGCCGCCGAACGGGTTGCCGATGAGTGTAAACGGCTTGCGACCCAGAAATGATGATCAAGATGGCACCCGCAACGCCGTGCCGTCTTATCCCGAGAATGTTGATGTCGCCGCGCGGCTGCACGGTGGACTAAAGAGAGAAGATTATGACCAAGGTTGAACTGGCAAAACTGCGTACCGTGATCCCCGAAATGCGCCGCGTGCGTCGCATCCACTTTATCGGCATAGGTGGTGCCGGTATGGGCGGGATCGCCGAAGTGCTTGCCAACGAGGGATATCAGATCTCCGGCTCCGATCTGGCGCGCAATGCCGTGACCGAGCGCCTGGCTTCCCTCGGTGCCCACATCTTCGTGGGTCACAGTGCCGAACACGTCAACGAGGCGAGCGTGGTCGTGGTCTCCACTGCCATCAAGCAGGACAACCCTGAGCTGCTGGCCGCCCGTGAATTGCGCATCCCCGTGGTGCGCCGCGCCGAGATGCTGGCAGAGCTGATGCGCTTCCGTCACGGCATCGCCATCGCCGGTACCCACGGCAAGACCACCACCACCAGTCTGGTGGCGAGCATCTATGCCGAGGCGGACCGGGATCCGACCTTCGTCATCGGTGGCCTGCTCAACAGTGCCGGCACCAATGCGCGCCTAGGCAGCAGCCGCTACCTCATCGCCGAGGCGGACGAGAGTGACGCTTCCTTCCTGCATCTGCAGCCCATGGTCTCCATCGTGACCAACATCGAAGCGGATCACATGGACACCTATGGCGGCGACTTCTCCAGGTTGAAGGCGACCTTCATCGACTTCCTGCACAACCTGCCGTTCTACGGCCTGGCGGTGGTCTGCGTGGATGACCCCGTGATCCGCAGCCTGCTGCCGGAGATCGCCCGTCCGACCCTGACCTATGGCCTGTCTGACGACGCGGATGTGCAGGTGCTGGACTTCGAGCAGACCAGCAACCGCAGCCGCTTCCGGGTGCGCCGCAAGGATGCCGGTGAACTGCTGGTCACCCTGAACCTGCCCGGGGTGCACAATGCCCTCAACGCCGCCGCCGCCATTGCGGTCGCGACTGAAGACGGCATCGGCGACGACGCCATCATCCAGGCCCTGTCCAAGTTCGAAGGGGTGGGTCGCCGCTTCCAGCAATATGGCGAGTTCGAGACCGGCCGTGGCAAGGCCATGCTGGTGGACGACTACGGTCACCACCCGAGCGAGGTCAAGGTGACCATCAACGCCGCCCGTGCCGGCTGGCCCGAGAAGCGTCTGGTGATGGTATTCCAGCCCCACCGTTACAGCCGTACCCGGGATCTCTACGAAGATTTCGCCGACGTGCTCTCCAAGGTGGATGTACTGGTGATGCTGGAGGTCTATGCCGCCGGTGAGGAGCCGATTCCCGGTGCCGATGGCCGTGCCTTGTGCCGCACCATCCGCTCCCGAGGCGCGATGGAACCCATCTTTGTCGCAACGCCGGACGATGTCCCGGCGGTGCTGGCGGACCTCATCGGCGAGGGGGATCTGGTGCTGACCCAGGGGGCAGGGAACGTCGGGGCGCTGGCCCGTCGTCTCGGCGAGATGAAATTGAGCGTGGATAGCATGAAATCCGGTGCCTGAGGGCCCAATGAGTATTTTGACCGCCAAGCCGGCGCCTATATAATGGCGAACCGGTCTGCAAGTGGCCGACATGGCGCGTTAAACGGGGATCGATCGGGTGGAGGCAAGGGCACAAGGGCGCACCAAGGGGGGCTTCATCGCCGGGGTGGGATTTTTCATCCTGGTCATGTGGGGGCTCTACCAGACTGCGCTGGATGTTAAAGACTGGCTGACGGATGCCAGTCGGTTGCCCATGAGCGAGCTGTTGCTACAGGGGCAACACGAATATTTGAAAGCCGATGAGCTGCGCAATGCCGTGCTGGATGGTGCCCAGTTGCGCAATTTCTTCGAGCTGGATGTGAACGAATTGCAGGCGCGTTTGAACGCGCTGCCCTGGGTGGCCCAGGTGTCGGTCCGCAAGAAGTGGCCGAACAAGATCAAGGTCTACCTCACCGAACAGGATGTGGCGGCCCGCTGGAATGGCAACCGCTTCGTCAACACCAAGGGTGAGGTGTTCAGTGCCCCGGACAGGGTGAAAAAGCCGCTGATGCAGTTGTCCGGGCCCGATGATCAGGCCGCCAAGGTGCTGGAAGCCAGCCATCAGTACGAGACCTTGCTGGCGGCCAGGGGATACAAGTTGATGGGGGTGAATCTGACCCCCCGCCATGCCTGGGAACTGACCCTGGATGGCAACATTCAGCTGTTTGTGGGGCGCTCGGATATCGCGCTTCGTCTGCAGCGGTTTATCGATGCCTTCCCGGTCATCGAACCCCGTGAGCGGGTTGCTTACGTGGACCTTCGATACGACACCGGAATGGCAGTTGGCTGGAAGAAAAGCGAAGAGAAAGTGAATGACCAACACCGCAGATAGAAATTTGATTGTCGGACTGGATATCGGCACGACCAAGGTGGCGGTACTGGTTGGCGAAGTGCTGCCTGATGGTGAGCTCAATGTCATCGGCATGGGCAGCCACGCCTCACGCGGGATGGAGAAGGGCGGGGTCAACGATCTCGACTCCGTGGTCAAGTCCCTGCGCCGTGCGGTGGAAGAGGCAGAAATGATGGCCGACTGCCAGATAAGCTCCGTCTATCTGGGTCTGTCAGGCAAGCACATCGATTGTCGCAACGAGACCGGCATGGTGCCCATCTCCGACGAGGAGGTGACCCAGGAGGACGTGGACAACGTCATCCACACCGCCAAGTCGGTGCGACTGTCCGATGAGCTGCGGGTGCTGCACGTGCTGCCCCAGGAGTTTGCCATCGACTATCAGGAAGGGATCAAGAATCCGGTCGGCCTGTCCGGCGTGCGGATGGCGGCCAAGGTGCACCTGATCACCTGCCACAATGACATGGCGCGCAACATCGAGAAGTGTGTCGAGAAGGTGGGTCTGCGGGTGGATCAGCTGATCTTCTCCGCCCTGGCGTCCAGCTATGCGGTGCTGACCGAGGACGAGAAGGAGCTGGGTGTCTGCGTGGTGGACATCGGCGGTGGCACCATGGACATGTCGCTGTTTACCGGCGGCGCCCTGCGTCACACCAAGGTGATCCCGTACGCTGGCAGCACGGTTACCAGCGACATCGCCTACGCCTTTGGCACGCCGCCGCTGGATGCGGAAGCGATCAAGGTGCGTTACGGTTGCGCCCTCGGCCGTCTGGTCAGCAAGGAAGACAATATTGAAGTCCCCAGTGTCGGCGGCCGTCCGGCGCGCAGCCTGCAGCGGCAGACACTGGCTGAAGTGATTGAACCCCGTTACACCGAGTTGCTCTCCATGGTGAATGATGAGCTGGTGCGGGTGCAGAGTGAGTTGAAGGCTCAAGGGGTCAAGCATCAGCTGGCGGCCGGTGTGGTACTGACCGGTGGCGCAGCCCAGATCGAAGGCATCGTGGAGTGTGCGGAGCAGATCTTCCAGAGCCAGGTCCGGGTGGGTGAGCCCATGAACATACGTGGATTGAGCGATTACGTGCAGGCGCCAGTGTATTCGACCGCGGTCGGGTTGCTGCAATACGGCCGGACCAATCAATCCACCGGCAATAACAAGGAATATGCCGCCAAGGCAAGCGTAGGTGGGCTGGTCAAACGGGTCAGCAACTGGTTGCGTGGCGAGTTCTAAGAGATTTTGCGTCAGTCAGCAAATAAAGCGGAGAGACAACATGTTTGAATTTATGGATAGCCACACTGACGAAGCCGTCATCAAGGTGATAGGTGTGGGTGGCGGCGGCGGCAACGCAGTCGAGCACATGGTTCGTCAAAACATCGAGGGTGTTGAGTTCATTACCGTCAACACCGACGCCCAGGCCCTGCGCAACTCCAGTGCCAACACCACGCTGCAGATCGGTGGTGGCATCACCAAGGGTCTGGGCGCTGGCGCCAACCCGGAAGTCGGCCGCGACGCCGCCATGGAAGACAGGGAAGCGCTGCGTGAGCTGCTGACCGGTTCCGACATGGTGTTCATCGCCGCCGGCATGGGCGGTGGTACCGGTACCGGGGCTGCCCCCATCGTGGCCGAAGTCGCCCGCGAGATGGGTATCCTGACAGTGGCTGTCGTGACCAAGCCGTTCTCCTTCGAAGGGAAGAAGCGGATGGGCTTCGCCGCTCACGGTATCGAAGAGCTGTCCAAGAACGTCGACTCCCTGATCACCATCCCCAACGACAAGTTGCTGAAGGTGCTGGGTCGTGGCATCTCCCTGCTGGACGCCTTCAAGGCGGCCAACGACGTGCTGCTGGGTGCGGTGCAGGGCATTGCCGAGCTGATCACTCGCCCGGGCCTCATCAACGTCGACTTCGCGGACGTGCGTACCGTGATGCGCGAGATGGGTACCGCCATGATGGGTACCGGTTCCGCCTCCGGTGATGACCGTGCCGAAGAAGCGGCCGAGAAAGCCATCTCCAGCCCGCTGCTGGAAGACGTGGATCTGGCCGGTGCCCGTGGCATCCTGGTCAACATCACCGCCGGTATGGACATGACCATCGAAGAGTTCGAGACCGTGGGTAACGCCGTCAAGGCCTTCGCCTCCGAGAACGCGACCGTGGTCGTGGGTACCGTTATCGACCCGGAAATGCACGACGAACTGCGTGTGACCGTGGTGGCTACCGGTATCGGTGCCGAGCGCAAGCCGGACATCACCCTGGTCAAGAGCAGCCAGGTGCAAGAGCGCCCGGTGCGTCAGCCGCTGGTGAGCGACATGATGCAAGGCCGCGTGATGGAAGAAGCCCCGGCCAAGGTGGTGAACGCCGAGCCGCAAGCTCGCCGTGAGCCGGATTATCTCGACATTCCTGCGTTCCTGCGCAAGCAAGCTGACTAAGCCTCTGATGGCTCTGGTTTGTTTGTTGTTTAAGGATTGTGCTATGATGGCCCGGCAACGACCATCTGGTCAGGAATTTGAGCTGTTAAGCGGATACACCCATGATTAGACAAAGAACCTTGAAAACGAGTGTCCAGGCCACCGGTGTGGGCCTGCATTCGGGCCGGAAAGTCACAATGACGTTCCGTCCGGCGCCTGTCAACACAGGGATCGTTTACTTGCGTACCGATCTGAATCCTGTGGTAGAGCTGCCAGCCAACGCCGATCAGGTACGTGATACCGTGCTTTGTACCGCTCTGGTGAACGAAGCCGGTGTTCGTGTGTCGACTATCGAACATCTGTCTGCCGCCCTGGCCGGGATGGGGATCGACAACCTCTATGTGGAGGTTGACGCACCCGAGATCCCGGTGATGGATGGCAGCGCACATCCGTTCATCTACCTGCTGCAGGAAGTGGGTATTCGTGAACAGAATGCACCCAAGCAGTTCGTGCGGATCAAGCAGAGCGTCCGGGTTGAAGACGGCGACAAGTGGGCGGAGTTCCACCCCTATCGCAACGGCTTCAAGATGGATCTCGAGATCGATTTCCAGCATCCGGTGTTTGAAGGCCGCAACCAGCGTTGCGTGCTGGACTTCTCCGGCAGCTCCTTCGTGAAAGAGATCAGCCGTGCCCGTACCTTCGGCTTCATGCGTGACATCGAGTATCTGCGTTCCCAGAACCTGGCGCTGGGCGGAAGCCTGGAAAACGCCGTGGTGCTGGATGACTATCGGGTACTGAACGAAGATGGCCTGCGCTACGAAGACGAATTCGTGAAGCACAAGATGCTGGATGCGATCGGTGACCTGTACATGTGCAACCGCAGCATCATCGGTGAATTCCGTGCCTACAAGACGGGCCATGCCCTGAACAACAAACTGCTGCGTGCCTTGCTGGCCAAGCAGGAGGCCTGGGAACTGGTGACCTTCGAGGGTGAGGGCGAGAAAGCGCCTATCGCTTACTACGACAACGGTCTGGTTCTGGCCTGATAGCTGTGCAACAGGACGTCGGTCACCTCTCCGCACCGACGTCCTGTCATTTGTGTATTCCACTCCTTAATACCGATTATCTCCCGGTTTTATTACCCGTGCGGGCCTCTGGCCTCACCTGACCGAGCAGACAAGTTTCTATGAGCATTACCCTGATCCTCCACGGCAAGCAGCGCCGCAAGGTGCACTTACCCAAACAACGTCTGGCCTGGGTCGGCGGTATTCTCTTCTCCCTGTTGGCAATGGGCGGTGGCTGGCTCTGGCAGAGCTGGCACCAGAAGATGGAAGCGCTGGAAGTGGCGCTGGTCCTCGCGCAACAACAAAAATCGACCCAAGGGGCTGATGAAGCCCGTGAACAGCTTGCCATGCTGGCCGCCCAGGTGGGCACCATGCAGGGGCAGCTGGGTCGCCTCAATGCCCTCGGCGAGCGCCTGACCGAGAAGGCAGACCTGGATCCCGAGGAGTTCAACTTCAAGGAGCTGCCACCCATGGGGGGCCCCTCCTATGATGCGGATCTGGAAGTCAGCCTCAACGAGCTGCAAGATTCTATGGCACACCTCAATCGCCAGCTTAGCAGCCGTGAAGAACAGCTCTCGGTACTTGAATCTTTCATCATGAATCACCATATCACCGATGCCGGTTTTATTTCCGGCTCGCCGGTCAAGCAGGAGCGGGTCTGGATCTCCTCGGGCTTTGGTGGCCGGGTCGATCCGTTCAACGGTCGCGCCAAGATGCACAAGGGCGTGGATTTCCGGGGCAAACCCGGCACCCCCATTCTGGCGACCGGCAAGGGGATCGTCAGCTGGGCGGGACGTCACCCGGAATTTGGCAACATGGTGGAGATCGACCATGGCAATGGTCTGGTCACCCGTTATGCCCACAACTCCAAGCTGTTGGTGGAGGTGGGTACCCTGGTCGATGAAGGCCAGAAGATAGCCCTGATGGGCCGCACCGGTCGTGCGACCGGGGTGCATTTGCATTACGAAGTGTTGAAAGATGGTCGTCAGGTCAACCCCGCACGCTTTCTGAACGCCAGACGGGGTTAGGTTTTTTCTTCAGGTTCCAGTGACGGAACGCTTATATAACCAAAATAGTTGGTACCCATGATTAGCACACTGCTCACCAAGATTATCGGCAGCCGGAACGACAGAACGCTCAAGGCTTTGCGCAAAATTGTAAAACAGATCAATGCGATGGAGCCTCAGTTCGAGGCACTGTCCGATCAGGAACTGCAGGCCAAGACGGCCGAGTACCGTCAGCGTCTGGAGCAGGGTGAGACGCTGGAGCAGCTGTTGCCGGAAGCGTTCGCCACCGTGCGTGAAGCCTCCCGCCGGGTGTTCGGCATGCGTCACTTCGACGTCCAGCTGATCGGCGGCATGGTGCTCAACTCCAACCGCATCGCCGAAATGAAGACCGGTGAGGGCAAGACCCTGACCGCGACCCTGCCGGCGTACCTGAACGCCCTGTCCGGTCGCGGCGTGCACGTGGTGACGGTGAACGACTACCTGGCCAAGCGTGACGCCGAGGCAAACCGCCCGCTGTTCACCTTCCTCGGCATGACGGTCGATTGCAACGTGCCCGGCATGGATGCGTCCCAGAAGCGTGACGCCTACGCCGCCGACATCACTTACGGTACCAACAACGAATTCGGTTTCGATTACCTGCGCGACAACATGGCATTCTCGCCGGAGCAGCGCGTGCAGCGTCCGCTCAACTACGCGCTGGTGGATGAGGTGGATTCCGTGCTCATCGACGAAGCCCGGACCCCGCTCATCATCTCCGGCCCGGCGGAAGACAGCTCCGCCATGTACATCCAGATCAACAAGCTGATCCCGCTGCTGGTCAAGCAGGACAAGGAAGACTCTGAAGAGTACACCGGCGACGGCCACTACACCGTGGACGAGAAGAACCGTCAGGCCCTGCTGACCGAGAACGGCCAGATCTTCGTGGAAGAGCTGCTCAAGAAAGAGGGGCTGCTGGCGGAAGACGACTCCCTGTTCTCCGCCACCAACATCAGCCTGCTGCACCACGTCAACGCCGGTCTGCGTGCCCACACCCTGTTCGAGCGCAACGTCGACTACATCGTCCAGAAGGACGAGATCGTCATCGTCGATGAACACACCGGCCGTACCATGCCGGGTCGCCGCTGGTCCGATGGTCTGCACCAGGCGGTCGAGGCGAAGGAAGGGGTCAAGATCCAGAACGAGAACCAGACCCTGGCCTCCATCACCTTCCAGAACTACTTCCGTCTGTACGACAAGCTGGCGGGCATGACCGGGACGGCCGATACCGAAGCCTTTGAATTCCAGCAGATCTATGGTCTGGATACCGTGGTCATCCCGACCAACAAGCCGATGGTTCGCAAGGACATGGGCGATCTGGTCTATCTCACGGCACAAGAGAAGTACGCCGCCATCATCGAAGACATCCGCGGTTGCGTGGAGCGGGGCCAGCCGGTGTTGGTGGGTACCGTCTCCATCGAGAACTCCGAGCTGCTGTCCGGCATCCTGACCAAGGAGAACATTCCCCACAAGGTGTTGAACGCCAAGTTCCACGCCATGGAGGCGGAGATCGTCGCCCAGGCGGGCCAGACCGGTGCCGTCACCATCGCCACCAACATGGCCGGTCGTGGTACCGACATCGTGCTCGGTGGCAACTGGCAGGCGGAGATCGCCGCGCTGGAGAATCCGACCGAGGAACAGGTTCGCGCCATCAAGGAAGCCTGGCAGGTGCGTCACGACGCCGTGCTGGCCGCCGGCGGCCTGCACATCATCGGTACCGAGCGTCACGAATCCCGTCGTATCGACAACCAACTGCGCGGCCGTTCCGGTCGTCAGGGTGACCCGGGTTCCTCCCGCTTCTACCTCTCCATGGAAGATACCCTGATGCGGATCTTCGCCTCCGATCGCGTGACCGGCATGATGAAGAAGCTGGGCATGGAAGAGGGCGAGGCCATCGAGCATCCCTGGGTGACCAAGGCCATCGAGAATGCCCAGCGCAAGGTGGAAGGTCGCAACTTCGACATCCGTAAAAACCTGCTGGAGTTCGATGACGTAGCCAATGATCAACGTAAAGTGGTTTATGAGCAGCGTAATGAACTGCTGGATACCAACGATATCTCAGAAACCATCCATGTCATCCGTGACGACGTCTACGGCGCCATCATCGACGAGTACATCCCGCCCCAGTCCCTGGAAGAGATGTGGGACGTGCCGGGCCTGGAAACGCGCCTGAAATCCGACTTCGCCCTGGATCTGCCGCTGCAGCAGTGGCTGGCGGAAGATGACAAGCTGTACGAAGAGAAGCTGCGCGAGCGCATCCTGGAAGAAGCCACCAAGCTCTACGCCCACAAGGAGGAGCTGGTCGGCAAGGAGGTGCTGCGCAACTTCGAGAAGGCGGTGATGCTGCAGACTCTGGATGGCCTCTGGAAGGAGCATCTGGCGGCCATGGATCACCTGCGTCAGGGCATCCATCTGCGCGGCTATGCCCAGAAGAACCCCAAGCAGGAGTACAAGCGCGAATCCTTCGATCTGTTCACCCAGATGCTGGAAACCCTCAAGCGCGACGTGGTCAGCATCCTGAGCCGAGTACAGGTCCAGGAGCGCGACGTGGAAGCGATGGAAGAGCAGCAGCGCCAGCAGGCGGAAGCCGCTCCCCGCACTTACACCCATGCGGCCGCCGAGAACCAGCTGGCGGACGAGGAGAGCCAGGGCGAAGCGGCGCCGGTCACCTTCGTGCGGGACGAGCAGAAGGTAGGGCGCAACGACCCTTGCCCCTGCGGCTCCGGCAAGAAATACAAACACTGCCACGGTCAGTTGACCTAAGCTCCCGTGATGATCCATGCACCGCCTTCGG containing:
- the ftsW gene encoding cell division protein FtsW; translated protein: MNALRVVAGFLQRLLLPARPAGLFDRQLVVLALALMSVGLVIVASASIPEGIAINNDPFMFVKRHGLFLVMALGISWFVLQVPMARWQQYNGPMLLLAIVMLVLVLLVGRSVNGSVRWLPLGPFNLQPAEFGKLALFVYLAGYLVRRQSEVRERFIGFMKPMAVLFVVAILLLAQPDLGSVVVMFVTSLGMLFLAGARLVQFIGLILVGVSAVVTLIIAEPYRMRRVTSFLDPWADPFGSGYQLTQSLMAFGRGSWFGEGLGNSIQKMEYLPEAHTDFVFAILGEELGYVGVLGALFLIFALAIKALKLGHQALVAERLYEGYLAIGIGIWFSFQTFVNVGAASGMMPTKGLTLPLVSYGGSSLIIMMVAVSMLIRIDFELRQASAQARVREVS
- the murG gene encoding undecaprenyldiphospho-muramoylpentapeptide beta-N-acetylglucosaminyltransferase, whose product is MSKTLLVMAGGTGGHVFPGLAVADRLKAQGWTVHWLGTADRMEAELVPAHGYPISFIDIQGVRGNGIKRLLAAPYRIVKSVLQARRVLKTIKPDVVLGMGGFASGPGGVAAWIAGIPLLLHEQNAAAGMTNKLLARIAKRVLMAFPGAFAPNARTAVVGNPVRPEVVALPDPVLRSAADPLRLLIVGGSLGAKVLNEQVPPAVAAAGVPIAVRHQTGKGNQDSVATAYAQHGVEAEVSEFIKDMADAYAWADLVVCRAGALTVSEVAAAGLAAIFVPLPHAVDDHQTRNALTLVDGGAAEFLPQSELTPASLAARLSWLAGRRETLLNMAQAARRVAITDAAERVADECKRLATQK
- the murC gene encoding UDP-N-acetylmuramate--L-alanine ligase, with translation MTKVELAKLRTVIPEMRRVRRIHFIGIGGAGMGGIAEVLANEGYQISGSDLARNAVTERLASLGAHIFVGHSAEHVNEASVVVVSTAIKQDNPELLAARELRIPVVRRAEMLAELMRFRHGIAIAGTHGKTTTTSLVASIYAEADRDPTFVIGGLLNSAGTNARLGSSRYLIAEADESDASFLHLQPMVSIVTNIEADHMDTYGGDFSRLKATFIDFLHNLPFYGLAVVCVDDPVIRSLLPEIARPTLTYGLSDDADVQVLDFEQTSNRSRFRVRRKDAGELLVTLNLPGVHNALNAAAAIAVATEDGIGDDAIIQALSKFEGVGRRFQQYGEFETGRGKAMLVDDYGHHPSEVKVTINAARAGWPEKRLVMVFQPHRYSRTRDLYEDFADVLSKVDVLVMLEVYAAGEEPIPGADGRALCRTIRSRGAMEPIFVATPDDVPAVLADLIGEGDLVLTQGAGNVGALARRLGEMKLSVDSMKSGA
- a CDS encoding cell division protein FtsQ/DivIB, with amino-acid sequence MEARAQGRTKGGFIAGVGFFILVMWGLYQTALDVKDWLTDASRLPMSELLLQGQHEYLKADELRNAVLDGAQLRNFFELDVNELQARLNALPWVAQVSVRKKWPNKIKVYLTEQDVAARWNGNRFVNTKGEVFSAPDRVKKPLMQLSGPDDQAAKVLEASHQYETLLAARGYKLMGVNLTPRHAWELTLDGNIQLFVGRSDIALRLQRFIDAFPVIEPRERVAYVDLRYDTGMAVGWKKSEEKVNDQHRR
- the ftsA gene encoding cell division protein FtsA, whose amino-acid sequence is MTNTADRNLIVGLDIGTTKVAVLVGEVLPDGELNVIGMGSHASRGMEKGGVNDLDSVVKSLRRAVEEAEMMADCQISSVYLGLSGKHIDCRNETGMVPISDEEVTQEDVDNVIHTAKSVRLSDELRVLHVLPQEFAIDYQEGIKNPVGLSGVRMAAKVHLITCHNDMARNIEKCVEKVGLRVDQLIFSALASSYAVLTEDEKELGVCVVDIGGGTMDMSLFTGGALRHTKVIPYAGSTVTSDIAYAFGTPPLDAEAIKVRYGCALGRLVSKEDNIEVPSVGGRPARSLQRQTLAEVIEPRYTELLSMVNDELVRVQSELKAQGVKHQLAAGVVLTGGAAQIEGIVECAEQIFQSQVRVGEPMNIRGLSDYVQAPVYSTAVGLLQYGRTNQSTGNNKEYAAKASVGGLVKRVSNWLRGEF
- the ftsZ gene encoding cell division protein FtsZ; its protein translation is MFEFMDSHTDEAVIKVIGVGGGGGNAVEHMVRQNIEGVEFITVNTDAQALRNSSANTTLQIGGGITKGLGAGANPEVGRDAAMEDREALRELLTGSDMVFIAAGMGGGTGTGAAPIVAEVAREMGILTVAVVTKPFSFEGKKRMGFAAHGIEELSKNVDSLITIPNDKLLKVLGRGISLLDAFKAANDVLLGAVQGIAELITRPGLINVDFADVRTVMREMGTAMMGTGSASGDDRAEEAAEKAISSPLLEDVDLAGARGILVNITAGMDMTIEEFETVGNAVKAFASENATVVVGTVIDPEMHDELRVTVVATGIGAERKPDITLVKSSQVQERPVRQPLVSDMMQGRVMEEAPAKVVNAEPQARREPDYLDIPAFLRKQAD
- the lpxC gene encoding UDP-3-O-acyl-N-acetylglucosamine deacetylase; the encoded protein is MIRQRTLKTSVQATGVGLHSGRKVTMTFRPAPVNTGIVYLRTDLNPVVELPANADQVRDTVLCTALVNEAGVRVSTIEHLSAALAGMGIDNLYVEVDAPEIPVMDGSAHPFIYLLQEVGIREQNAPKQFVRIKQSVRVEDGDKWAEFHPYRNGFKMDLEIDFQHPVFEGRNQRCVLDFSGSSFVKEISRARTFGFMRDIEYLRSQNLALGGSLENAVVLDDYRVLNEDGLRYEDEFVKHKMLDAIGDLYMCNRSIIGEFRAYKTGHALNNKLLRALLAKQEAWELVTFEGEGEKAPIAYYDNGLVLA
- a CDS encoding M23 family metallopeptidase yields the protein MSITLILHGKQRRKVHLPKQRLAWVGGILFSLLAMGGGWLWQSWHQKMEALEVALVLAQQQKSTQGADEAREQLAMLAAQVGTMQGQLGRLNALGERLTEKADLDPEEFNFKELPPMGGPSYDADLEVSLNELQDSMAHLNRQLSSREEQLSVLESFIMNHHITDAGFISGSPVKQERVWISSGFGGRVDPFNGRAKMHKGVDFRGKPGTPILATGKGIVSWAGRHPEFGNMVEIDHGNGLVTRYAHNSKLLVEVGTLVDEGQKIALMGRTGRATGVHLHYEVLKDGRQVNPARFLNARRG
- the secA gene encoding preprotein translocase subunit SecA; the encoded protein is MISTLLTKIIGSRNDRTLKALRKIVKQINAMEPQFEALSDQELQAKTAEYRQRLEQGETLEQLLPEAFATVREASRRVFGMRHFDVQLIGGMVLNSNRIAEMKTGEGKTLTATLPAYLNALSGRGVHVVTVNDYLAKRDAEANRPLFTFLGMTVDCNVPGMDASQKRDAYAADITYGTNNEFGFDYLRDNMAFSPEQRVQRPLNYALVDEVDSVLIDEARTPLIISGPAEDSSAMYIQINKLIPLLVKQDKEDSEEYTGDGHYTVDEKNRQALLTENGQIFVEELLKKEGLLAEDDSLFSATNISLLHHVNAGLRAHTLFERNVDYIVQKDEIVIVDEHTGRTMPGRRWSDGLHQAVEAKEGVKIQNENQTLASITFQNYFRLYDKLAGMTGTADTEAFEFQQIYGLDTVVIPTNKPMVRKDMGDLVYLTAQEKYAAIIEDIRGCVERGQPVLVGTVSIENSELLSGILTKENIPHKVLNAKFHAMEAEIVAQAGQTGAVTIATNMAGRGTDIVLGGNWQAEIAALENPTEEQVRAIKEAWQVRHDAVLAAGGLHIIGTERHESRRIDNQLRGRSGRQGDPGSSRFYLSMEDTLMRIFASDRVTGMMKKLGMEEGEAIEHPWVTKAIENAQRKVEGRNFDIRKNLLEFDDVANDQRKVVYEQRNELLDTNDISETIHVIRDDVYGAIIDEYIPPQSLEEMWDVPGLETRLKSDFALDLPLQQWLAEDDKLYEEKLRERILEEATKLYAHKEELVGKEVLRNFEKAVMLQTLDGLWKEHLAAMDHLRQGIHLRGYAQKNPKQEYKRESFDLFTQMLETLKRDVVSILSRVQVQERDVEAMEEQQRQQAEAAPRTYTHAAAENQLADEESQGEAAPVTFVRDEQKVGRNDPCPCGSGKKYKHCHGQLT